CAGGGGAAGAGAGGCTCGAAATCGACTTCCATGCCGAACCAGTCGAAGAGGTCGCACTTCTCGCGGAGGAGCCAAGGGCGGCCCTCCTGGTTTCGGACAACCTCGAATTTATTCATGTCGACAGTGGAGGCATCGACAATGCGCACGCTGGCGTCGGCGAGGACCGCCACAGCGCCGTGCCAGGGAGTGATGAAGTCCGGGTTGGTCGCTGGGGGGAACAGGTCGAGAGTCACTTTACCGACATTGTTGGACTCGTGGATGGACAGCCGAATGGACGACTCGGCCGATGAGGCAATCAGCTTGGCATAGGCCTGAGAACGAAAGGTGTTAGCAACTCTAGTCACAATGGAAAGGTGAATATTCGGGTCGACTGACCTTTCCCCGCTTGAGCATCGCAGCCTTGAAAGCTTCGGGGTCGTCGGACTGAGGCAGTGCCGTGTCGTAGTGCCTGCTGGTAGCCTGCACATTCTCATCTTCGGTGGGGTCGACTGACTGAGCCAAGGAGCCATCAAGAAGCATACGGGTCTTGGAGACATGGGCGGAATACTCCTCAATGGTCTTGGCCGACTCAGGAACCACGCCAGCGAGTTCGCCGGGGCGCACAAATTCAAGATGGGTGAGCTCGAGAGACGAAGcgagcttcttcaactccTGATGGTAGGCAAAGGCATCGGCATCGGAAATCTTCAAAAGATCTGAATCGTTCATCAGTTCATTAGCATAATTCTCTCACTGCAATGAGTCCGAGTATACATCCAACACGTACCTCCGTACACAGACGCATCCGAGACCAGCACAACAGTAGCACCACCCTCGTAGATCTCAGCGATGGAATCCGCAAATCCGTCGAGGGTCTTCAGAGCAATCTCCTCTGCCTTGTCTGGTAAAGAGCCAAGAGTCTTGCGCTTGTTGCCCTCCGCGGGTGCCTTGAAGGGGAAGGCTGGAAGAATGAATCGGACTGTCTCCCCCTTCGAGACAGTGTCCGAGAGTTGCTTCTCTAGAGTGGGAACAAATTCAGAAAAACGATCCGCCACATTGGAAGAGCGGTGGCGATATGCTGAGATGATTGAGAGAATCTGAGAGACCTTTTCCTCtgttggaggaggaggaggagttccGGCGTAGGGCATATTGATCTCTATCTTTTAAATTTGATTTCTTTTGGGGGTCTGGAGGCCTTGAGGCAATGGgttgttggagatgatgaatctCATTTCTGGTGTCTCGTGTCCATCTTTAAGTACTCAAATGATTGATCTTAGTTCAAGCTGAAAAACCAGGACACCGCGGCCTTGAGAATACATCCAGTTGACCATTGTAGCATGCCTCCGTTGTGTGGTCCGCCCGAGAGTTGCAAAATCGCAGCGCAAAACGTCGTCTCGGATTCCGACGGAGCTGTGAATGGTGGGCGGCGGCAAGCCACACATGCAGCTCTGACTTCCTCAAGTCGCCCGAATTTCAGTCTTGACAGCCTGTGAAGTCTCTCTCTGTGCTTGAAGTAACTTTTCCCATTTGCTTATTTTTGGTTGCGAAATCCGCGGAGCGCAATGGCGAGCTGAAGTTCGCTGTCATCGCCCGGAATCCGGACGCACCAGGAGGTACGCAATGAAAGACTGTTATATTTGTATGAGGTGGAGCAGACCCAACGAAcggaagaaggaggaaaatTAGTAAACGCTTTCCAAGTATTGATCTCACATGCTGTCGTTTGAAATGACATCGTCTCGAAAACTATGCACGCCCAATGATTATGCCGAAATCCTGTCTCGGTATGACACTTGGCTCTTTGACTGCGACGGGGTGATATGGTCTGGCGACGATGCCATTGAAGGAGCCAGTCAGGCAATCGAGTTTCTgagaaagaatgaaaagaagatcaTATTTGTCACCAACAATGCTGCACGAAGTCGAAAGATGCTGAAAAAGAAGTTTGACAGACTGGGATTCGCAGCCAGTGAGGTACGACCAAAGCCTTTTCCGAATGGGCCACAGACTGACCAGCCCGGATTCCTCAACAGGATGAAATTGTATCCAGTGCTTTTGCCGCCGCGGCTTATCTCAAAGAAGTGTTGAAGTTTCCTGCTGATCGCAAGGTGTTCGTTATGGGAATGGAAGGGATCGAGGCGGAGCTAGATGCTGTCAATATCAAGCGACGTGGAGGAACAGATCCAGAAGACAACAAGTTTCTCCCTGCAAACGACTATTCTTCCCTCGTGCAAGAGAACTCGATCGATCCCAGTGTTGGTGCAGTGGTATGCGGATTTGACATGAACATGAACTACGGCAAACTTTGCAAAGCATTTAAATACTTGACGCGCGACGGAGCGCAAGGACCGGTTCTTGCAGGAGAGACTGGAGGAGGCTGTCATTTCATCTTGACCAACGACGATCAAGTGGTTCCAGCTTTAGGAGAACTATGGCCAGGTAATTCTGTTGATCTACAAAAAGTGTAAGCAGCCCCCCCTGACAGCGACATGTGTAGGTTCTGGCTCTCTGGCTACGCCATTGATTGCCTCCACGAAGCGCGATCCGATAATTGTTGGCAAACCGCACGCGCCCATGCTCGACACTGTCAAGTCACTTTACAACATTGACTTGAGCCGGTCGATATTTGTGGGCGACAATCTCCACACAGATATACAGTTTGCGAAAGACGGTAATATGGATTCTCTCCTTGTTCTGACGGGCGTCACCAAAGAGGAGGACTGCCGAACCGAAGGCATATGGCCGTCCTTTATCATCCAGGGCATCAGCAACATACCAATGGCGGAAAAAGCCCAGTCGAGGACTACAGCCATGAGCGTCCAGGGGACGAGTGCCGTGCATGCATCGCTATAGTCAATGTACAGAATAGAGAATGAGACAAATCAATCTTCAATTGATACATTTGGTTCTCTCTATTTGGCGAAACAGGACGGACATGCAACTCCATCTTTCGAGGGTTTGAAAATCTCATCGACTGGGTCGCCTTTTGACGATAATAGGAATTAAGCGAGACACCAGTAACAGGTCAACCTGCATGTCTTGGGTCTAATCTGTTCAGTGGTCTGCATGTCAGCTTCTCCAAATATGACAGACTTGGTAGGTCAGCCAAACCAAGAAGGTGTCGACATCTCGAGGAGGAGATTCAAAGGTCAGTCACATACTGAGAGCCAGGAAGATATCATTTCCATATCAGAAACTGTTGCTGCCCTCCTCCCCTGGAAACTATTCAGAAGTCCGTCCCATTGGCTTTTGCGCCACCGAGTATGACTTCAACTGAAATATCCAACGCTCGACCATGGATTTTCAATGCTCCTCAGCTAACCGTTTGTGATACACGATTCGTCACTAGATTCCATCTTCGCTTTGTGTCGGTGGTGCCGAacccggggggggggggggggggggttcggTGCAGGAGAAAGGTCAGTCTAGTGTCTCACATTATAATATCTTCCCCCAGACCAATCAAGAcgaatgatgaatttggATATTCGCATTTGCGGGACCGCGGCAGGCCAGGATGAGTTTCTATTCAGATCTTTGGGACCAGGATGGCCTCTGCCATGTCACCGACACATACCAAGCCTGCCCGCGGCATTGGGTTGACGAAGCCAATGAAGGTTCTTGGACTTACACTTTGAGCAGTGAGAGATCTGCCCTCCATTCAACGACGGTCAAAGAAAGCCATGTCCAATTTTTACCAATCATATGTCCACAATCTGATGAGTGGCGCTAATGCACGATCGCATGGATGGCGAATACCACAACGTGATGGCTAGGTTGCAAAAAAATCATGGCTTCCAGT
This genomic window from Penicillium oxalicum strain HP7-1 chromosome III, whole genome shotgun sequence contains:
- a CDS encoding 4-nitrophenylphosphatase, with product MTSSRKLCTPNDYAEILSRYDTWLFDCDGVIWSGDDAIEGASQAIEFLRKNEKKIIFVTNNAARSRKMLKKKFDRLGFAASEDEIVSSAFAAAAYLKEVLKFPADRKVFVMGMEGIEAELDAVNIKRRGGTDPEDNKFLPANDYSSLVQENSIDPSVGAVVCGFDMNMNYGKLCKAFKYLTRDGAQGPVLAGETGGGCHFILTNDDQVVPALGELWPGSGSLATPLIASTKRDPIIVGKPHAPMLDTVKSLYNIDLSRSIFVGDNLHTDIQFAKDGNMDSLLVLTGVTKEEDCRTEGIWPSFIIQGISNIPMAEKAQSRTTAMSVQGTSAVHASL
- a CDS encoding Isocyanide synthase A, translated to MPYAGTPPPPPTEEKVSQILSIISAYRHRSSNVADRFSEFVPTLEKQLSDTVSKGETVRFILPAFPFKAPAEGNKRKTLGSLPDKAEEIALKTLDGFADSIAEIYEGGATVVLVSDASVYGDLLKISDADAFAYHQELKKLASSLELTHLEFVRPGELAGVVPESAKTIEEYSAHVSKTRMLLDGSLAQSVDPTEDENVQATSRHYDTALPQSDDPEAFKAAMLKRGKAYAKLIASSAESSIRLSIHESNNVGKVTLDLFPPATNPDFITPWHGAVAVLADASVRIVDASTVDMNKFEVVRNQEGRPWLLREKCDLFDWFGMEVDFEPLFPCGMLVRPRHGYGPYKFEDVDMKRVRRLALSSAPLLLRGFTMEIEKEVFRQKARELGEIQMWPFGDILEVRENADFNMNNVLTREAMPFHYDGVFKTVQDEKTGEWISVPPLFQMFRNRAASQSKGGLTLFSSSRNLIPLLGPDSIPLEELRQLKWKTFTAVNEAFGGHELQLPFIITHPESHVDTFRFHEPWPESKCIAGSSEPTIVQVVGWPQGKSDALCEKLTRLLYDRRVAYRHQWNAGDFIFNDNAMTHHTRTAFEDGHREHWRVHVS